From Chiloscyllium punctatum isolate Juve2018m chromosome 36, sChiPun1.3, whole genome shotgun sequence, the proteins below share one genomic window:
- the LOC140460322 gene encoding uncharacterized protein, with product MIFDCDSVRRSKAFASCSSTFSESVGLDERPYVAAQRVWSLKQLYGLERGIHGRVGLYPRLCAAEASAMEKPEESRPVKKPWKCGDCGKGFCAPSALETHRRSHTGERPFSCPECRKGFTQASAMLTLRRIHTGERPFCCPECGKVFSNSFALLRHQRIHKGERPLSCPECGKAFSDSSHLLTHRRVHTGERPFSCSECRKAFTQASALLIHQRLHTGERPFSFPECGKGFSDSSTLQTHQRVHTGERPFSCCECGKCFNQASARLRHQRSHTGERPFRCPECGKGFARAFNLQTHQRIHTGERPFSCPECRKCFTQAITLQKHQQVHIGERPFSCPGCSKVFTCSSHLWRHQQVHVP from the coding sequence ATGATTTttgactgtgattctgtgagaaggagcaaagcgttTGCTTCCTGCTCGAGTACATTTTcagaatcagtgggactggatgagagaccctacgtTGCAGCGCAgcgagtgtggagcctgaaacagttatacggactggaaagaggaattcacggcagggtGGGGCTGTACCCACGTTTGTGTGCggctgaagcttcggccatggagaaacctgaggaatcccgTCCTGTgaagaaaccgtggaagtgtggtgactgtgggaaaggcttctgtGCCCCGTCTGctctggagactcatcggcgcagtcacaccggtgagaggcccttcagctgccccgagtgcaggaagggctttacccaggcatcCGCCATGCTGACCCTCcggcggatccacacgggggagaggcctttctgctgccccgagtgtgggaaggtcttcagcaattccttcgccctgctgaggcaccagcgaatCCACAAGGGGGAGAGGCCACtctcctgccccgagtgcgggaaggccttcagtgattcctctcaCCTGCTGACCCAtcggcgggtccacacaggggagaggcccttcagctgctccgAATGcaggaaggcctttacccaggcctctgCCCTGCTGATCCACCAGCGGCTCCACACAGGGGAGCGGCCCTTCAGCTTCCCAGAGTGCGGTAAAGGCTTCAGTGATTCCTCCACCCTgcagacccaccagcgggtccacacgggggagaggcccttcagctgctgtGAATGCGGGAAGTGCTTTAACCAGGCCTCTGCCCGGCTGAGACACCAGCGgtcccacaccggggagaggcccttcaggtgccccgagtgtgggaagggctttgcCCGGGCCTTCAACCTCCAGACTCACCAGCGGAtacacacgggggagaggccctttagTTGTCCCGAGTGCAGGAAGTGCTTTACCCAGGCCATCACACTTCAGAAACACCAGCAGGTCCAcataggggagaggcccttcagttgCCCCGGGTGCAGTAAGGtgttcacctgctcctcccacctgtgGAGGCACCAGCAAGTTCACGTACCATAG
- the LOC140460327 gene encoding uncharacterized protein → MEKPWKCGNCGKGFRTPSDLEIHRRIHTGERPFSCPKCGKGFTQVSALLRHQRIHTGERPFSCPECGKAFSDSSSLLTHRRVHTGERPFSCPECGKAFSDSSTLLRHQRVHTGETPFSCPECGKAFSRSSNLLTHRRVHTGEKPFCCPECGKAFSDSSSLLTHRRVHTGERPFSCPECGKAFTRSSHLRCHQRFHVPSQGD, encoded by the coding sequence atggagaaaccgtggaagtgtggtaactgtgggaaaggcttccgtacTCCATCTGACCTGGAGATTCATCGAcgcatccacaccggggagaggccgttctcctgtcccaagtgcgggaagggctttacccaggtctCTGCCCTGCTTaggcaccagcggatccacacgggggagaggcctttcagctgccccgagtgtgggaaggccttcagcgattcatCCTCCCTACTGACCCACCGGCGTGTCCATAcgggagagaggcccttcagctgtcccgagtgcgggaaggccttcagcgattcctccaccctgctgaggcaccagcgggtccacacgggggagactcccttcagctgccccgagtgcgggaaggccttcagccgttcctccaatttgctgacccaccggcgggtccacacgggggagaagcccttctgctgtcccgagtgcgggaaggccttcagcgattcctcctcCCTGCTGACTCACCGGCGAGTccatacgggggagaggcccttcagctgccctgagtgtgggaaggctttcacccgctcctcccacctcCGGTGCCACCAGCGAtttcacgtgccatcgcagggggacTGA
- the LOC140460325 gene encoding uncharacterized protein: MERGIQTGEGLYTCLCAAEVLAMEKPEGSCPVEKPCKCGDCGKSFHFPSALETHRRTHTGERPFPCTECGKAFSNSSDLLKHRRVHTGERPFSCPKCGKGFTQASSLLTHQQVHTGERPFLCTKCGKAFSNSSALLRHQRVHTGERPFSCPECGKAFSNSSDRLKHQRVHTGERPFSCPECGKGFTHSSTLLTHRRVHTRERTFTCPECGKAFSNSSDRLKHQRVHTGERPFSCPECGKGFAQASTLLAHQRVHTGEWPFTCSQCGK, from the coding sequence atggaaagaggaattcagacCGGGGAGGGGCTCTACACATGTTTGTGCGCAGCTGAAGttttggccatggagaaacctgagggATCCTGCCCCGTAGAGAAACCATGcaagtgtggtgactgtgggaaaagtttccatttcccgtctgccctggagactcatcggcgcactcacaccggggagaggccgttcccctgcACAGAGTGCggtaaggccttcagcaattcctctgacctgctgaagcaccgacgagtccacacaggggagagacccttcagctgtcccaaatgcgggaagggctttacccaggcctccagtctgctgacccaccagcaggtccacaccggGGAAAGGCCGTTCCTTTGCaccaagtgcgggaaggccttcagcaattcctcagccctgctgaggCATCAGCGGgtacacactggggagaggcccttcagctgccccgagtgcgggaaagcCTTCAGCAATTCGTCCGACAGActgaagcaccagcgggtccacactggggagagacccttcagctgccccgagtgtgggaagggctttacccactCCTCCAccttgctgacccaccggcgggtccacaccagggagaggaccttcacctgccctgagtgcgggaaagCCTTCAGCAATTCGTCCGACAGActgaagcaccagcgggtccacacaggggagagacccttcagctgccctgagtgtgggaagggttttgcacaggcctccaccctgctggcccaccagcgggtccacactggggagtggccattcacctgctctcagtgtgggaagTGA